A single genomic interval of Rhododendron vialii isolate Sample 1 chromosome 3a, ASM3025357v1 harbors:
- the LOC131318641 gene encoding disease resistance protein RGA2-like, with protein MAEAILKGAAANVLSSLGSYAIQHIGLPSDVKVELRKMETNISTIKDVLLDAEERQMSNRAVKGWLERLKLILYDAEDLLDEVATETKRRQVESLMRKVHHFFTSSNPLVFRYVMGCKIRDIGKRLDEIVLQMNAFKFVVKLVERPIQINRREETSSFVNTVTVIGRDADKEKLVRSLLSSGDEENVAIIPIVGMGGLGKTTFAQLVYNDDRIQKHFTKRLWVCISNDFDFKTILIKLLQAGYPDRDTRYSSEGLEQLQYRVRNLLRASTPEDKFILFLDDVWTEERVEWKKLEDLLITQARGSRIVVTTRSKMVASIVKTRTVEPYELRGLSNNECLDILVKCAFKEGDESKHLNLVNIGKEIVKKCGGVPLAARTLGAFLFSKTNEQDWLFVRDNQMWAIVQKENDILPILRLSYNQMPSYLRHCFAYFSLFEKDEIIFGTKLIHAWMALGFVQNMGTKDELEDIGEGYILELVRRSFLERDYTIDSFNPVKRERYKMHDLVHDLAQYVAGNEFLTIKGSITEAIPETVRHVSFDLNTDCSFPRPLMEAEKLRTIVYPSNRWRRFRSPVEPAIASFRSLRVLEGLGLPENIGKLKLLRYISTNASADLPNSLCMLLNLQYLDLSESNVYRLPEDFCKLISLRFLALTTSLTRLPKQGIGRLTSLRTLFFYNCFNLESLGEGIEHLSCLRDLVLQSCSKLVSLPAGFRHLTSLECLDIDGCESLNLSEDDDLKGLRSLKKLELRYLPGLVNLPKGLLDAAATLTRLEIGGCENFTSPSESVLPNLLSLQSLTIEFCRQVASLPEGMQRLTELQDLWIYRCRLNNSRYRKGGEDWPKIAHVTNIKFHL; from the coding sequence ATGGCAGAAGCAATTCTAAAAGGTGCTGCAGCTAATGTTTTATCGAGTTTGGGGTCTTATGCGATTCAACACATTGGATTACCATCCGATGTCAAAGTGGAGCTGAGAAAGATGGAGACCAATATCTCCACCATCAAAGATGTTCTTCTAGATGCAGAAGAGCGGCAGATGAGCAACCGTGCTGTGAAAGGATGGCTAGAAAGGCTCAAGCTCATACTTTACGATGCTGAAGACTTGTTGGATGAGGTTGCAACTGAGACCAAGAGAAGGCAAGTGGAAAGCTTGATGAGAAAGGTACACCACTTCTTTACAAGCTCAAATCCACTTGTATTTCGATATGTCATGGGTTGTAAGATAAGGGATATTGGGAAGAGGCTGGATGAAATTGTTTTGCAGATGAATGCTTTTAAGTTTGTTGTGAAACTTGTTGAAAGGCCAATTCAAATCAATAGAAGGGAAGAAACCTCCTCCTTTGTGAATACTGTGACGGTTATTGGAAGAGATGCCGACAAAGAAAAATTAGTAAGGTCGTTATTGTCCTCTGGTGATGAGGAGAATGTTGCCATCATTCCCATAGTGGGAATGGGAGGTCTGGGGAAGACCACATTTGCACAATTGGTATACAATGACGATAGGATTCAGAAACATTTCACCAAAAGATTGTGGGTCTGTATCTCTAATGATTTTGATTTCAAAACAATCCTAATTAAATTATTGCAAGCGGGTTATCCTGATAGGGACACTCGTTATAGTAGCGAAGGACTTGAGCAGTTGCAATACCGAGTTAGAAATCTGttaagagcaagtacaccagAAGATAAGTTTATCCTTTTTCTGGACGATGTCTGGACTGAGGAACGTGTAGAGTGGAAAAAATTGGAGGATTTGTTGATAACACAAGCCAGAGGAAGTAGAATTGTTGTAACCACACGCAGTAAGATGGTTGCTTCAATTGTCAAAACCAGAACCGTGGAACCATATGAACTTAGAGGTCTTTCTAACAATGAATGCTTGGATATATTGGTGAAGTGCGCATTTAAAGAAGGGGATGAGAGTAAGCATCTGAACCTAGTCAACATCGGTAAGGAAATTGTTAAAAAGTGTGGAGGTGTACCTCTTGCAGCAAGGACCTTAGgagcatttttgttttcaaaaacaaatgaacAGGATTGGTTGTTCGTGAGGGATAATCAGATGTGGGCTATTGTACAAAAGGAGAATGATATCTTACCGATATTGAGGTTGAGTTATAACCAAATGCCGTCATATTTAAGACACTGCTTTGCgtatttttcattgtttgagaAAGATGAAATCATTTTTGGAACGAAGTTGATTCATGCTTGGATGGCCCTAGGGTTTGTCCAAAATATGGGCACGAAAGATGAATTAGAAGATATAGGTGAAGGATATATTCTTGAGCTTGTAAGGAGGTCCTTTCTTGAACGAGATTATACAATAGACTCTTTTAATCCAGTTAAAAGGGAGAGATACAAAATGCATGATCTTGTTCATGACCTTGCACAATATGTGGCAGGTAATGAATTCTTGACGATTAAAGGTTCTATTACCGAGGCAATTCCTGAGACGGTTCGGCACGTATCATTTGATTTGAATACAGATTGCTCGTTTCCAAGACCTTTGATGGAAGCCGAGAAGTTGCGGACGATAGTCTACCCAAGCAATAGATGGCGCAGGTTTAGATCACCTGTTGAACCAGCAATCGCAAGTTTTAGAAGCTTACGTGTACTAGAAGGACTTGGCTTGCCAGAAAATATAGGGAAATTGAAGTTGTTAAGGTACATAAGCACAAATGCATCAGCCGATCTCCCAAACTCACTTTGCATGCTATTAAACTTGCAGTACTTGGATCTCTCTGAGTCAAATGTGTATCGATTGCCTGAAGATTTCTGCAAACTAATTAGCCTGCGGTTTTTGGCATTGACGACATCATTGACGCGTCTGCCAAAACAAGGAATCGGTAGGTTAACTTCTCTCCGGACGTTGTTCTTTTACAATTGTTTCAATTTGGAGTCTTTGGGTGAAGGGATAGAACATCTCTCTTGCCTTCGGGATTTGGTCTTACAGAGCTGTTCTAAGCTGGTTTCATTGCCAGCTGGCTTTAGGCACCTCACTTCCCTTGAGTGTTTGGATATTGATGGTTGTGAAAGCCTTAATTTATCGGAGGATGATGATTTAAAGGGGCTTAGAAGTCTTAAGAAATTGGAATTAAGGTATCTCCCAGGGCTGGTGAATTTGCCCAAGGGGCTTTTGGATGCTGCTGCTACACTCACTCGTTTGGAAATTGGAGGCTGTGAGAACTTTACTTCACCATCAGAGTCCGTCCTCCCAAATCTCCTATCTCTTCAATCACTTACAATAGAGTTTTGTCGTCAGGTTGCGTCCCTGCCAGAAGGGATGCAACGCCTCACTGAGCTACAGGATTTGTGGATTTACCGGTGCAGGCTCAACAACAGCAGATATCGTAAAGGAGGAGAAGACTGGCCAAAGATCGCCCACGTAACTAATATTAAATTTCATTTATGA